A genomic region of Sulfobacillus acidophilus DSM 10332 contains the following coding sequences:
- a CDS encoding Methylglyoxal synthase (PFAM: MGS-like domain~TIGRFAM: methylglyoxal synthase~COGs: COG1803 Methylglyoxal synthase~HAMAP: Methylglyoxal synthase~InterPro IPR004363:IPR011607~KEGG: tbo:Thebr_1479 methylglyoxal synthase~PFAM: MGS-like~PRIAM: Methylglyoxal synthase~SPTR: Methylglyoxal synthase;~TIGRFAM: Methylglyoxal synthase), which produces MRVGLIAHDTKKDLLVDFVERHKERFSRHELWATGHTGQRIQERCGLTVNCLLPGPLGGDQEMGSRIAEGSLDMLFFFRDPLFAHPHEPDVSALLRVSDVRGIPVATNLATAEGLIHLL; this is translated from the coding sequence ATGCGAGTCGGGTTGATTGCGCACGATACGAAAAAGGATTTATTGGTCGATTTCGTCGAACGGCATAAGGAGCGCTTTAGCCGTCATGAACTGTGGGCCACGGGACATACCGGACAGCGTATTCAAGAACGCTGCGGCTTAACCGTGAACTGCCTGTTACCGGGACCGCTCGGGGGTGACCAGGAAATGGGCAGCCGGATTGCCGAAGGGTCGTTGGATATGCTGTTTTTCTTTCGAGATCCGCTATTTGCCCATCCCCATGAACCCGATGTCAGTGCGTTATTGCGCGTGTCCGACGTGAGAGGAATTCCGGTGGCCACCAATTTAGCCACGGCCGAGGGCCTTATTCATTTGCTGTAG
- a CDS encoding response regulator receiver modulated CheB methylesterase (PFAM: CheB methylesterase; Response regulator receiver domain~COGs: COG2201 Chemotaxis response regulator containing a CheY-like receiver domain and a methylesterase domain~InterPro IPR001789:IPR000673~KEGG: hvo:HVO_1224 protein-glutamate methylesterase CheB~PFAM: Signal transduction response regulator, chemotaxis, protein-glutamate methylesterase; Signal transduction response regulator, receiver region~SMART: Signal transduction response regulator, receiver region~SPTR: Response regulator receiver modulated CheB methylesterase), which produces MLTGMNEAEDRGVRVVVVDDSAFFRYELGSRLVRRGWQLVASVASGEEALKVVPLLQPDLVMMDVVMPGMGGMAAVRALRRRWPGLILMMSGQSDTGTAATWDALEAGANDFIPKPHADQTLDAMVRQIVDRYRALAPRGSEGPQPEKGTTFDKEPRTEGFKAIVIGASTGGPQALSFLLETIRLAPRIPVLIVQHMPSGFTRSFAERLADRLGYPVQESPPEGDMVPWDPPPVIVAAGGKHLRVSRQGAWSESGERLHGVIPSVDVTLSDAVSVFGRDLGVVILTGMGEDGAQGALAVHQRGGTVIAESRETALVWGMPRAVFEAGAADAVWPLGRISLWLRQVIQHGVPLR; this is translated from the coding sequence ATGCTAACGGGTATGAATGAGGCAGAGGATCGCGGAGTGCGGGTCGTCGTGGTCGACGACTCCGCCTTTTTTCGCTATGAATTGGGATCCCGGTTGGTGCGCCGAGGGTGGCAGTTGGTGGCCAGCGTGGCCTCCGGAGAAGAAGCGTTAAAAGTAGTCCCGCTTCTTCAGCCGGATTTGGTAATGATGGATGTCGTCATGCCGGGCATGGGGGGGATGGCGGCGGTCCGGGCTTTAAGGCGGCGGTGGCCCGGATTGATTCTTATGATGTCGGGCCAAAGCGATACCGGCACGGCGGCCACCTGGGATGCGCTGGAGGCTGGGGCTAACGACTTTATTCCGAAGCCGCATGCGGATCAAACATTGGATGCAATGGTTCGTCAAATTGTCGACCGGTATCGGGCTTTGGCGCCGCGGGGGTCTGAGGGTCCGCAGCCCGAGAAAGGCACCACCTTCGACAAGGAACCACGGACCGAAGGATTCAAAGCGATCGTCATCGGGGCTTCGACCGGCGGGCCGCAAGCGTTGTCGTTTTTGTTGGAAACTATTCGGTTGGCTCCCCGCATTCCGGTACTCATTGTACAACACATGCCCTCCGGCTTTACCCGTTCGTTCGCCGAACGGTTGGCTGATCGGTTGGGATACCCGGTTCAAGAGTCGCCTCCGGAAGGGGACATGGTGCCTTGGGATCCGCCTCCGGTGATTGTGGCGGCGGGCGGCAAACATCTGCGCGTCAGCCGTCAGGGCGCTTGGAGCGAGTCGGGCGAACGGCTGCATGGGGTCATTCCGTCGGTCGACGTCACCCTGAGCGATGCGGTTTCCGTGTTTGGCCGCGACTTGGGCGTGGTCATTTTGACCGGCATGGGAGAAGACGGGGCTCAAGGGGCTTTAGCCGTGCATCAGCGGGGAGGGACCGTCATTGCCGAATCGCGGGAAACCGCTTTGGTGTGGGGCATGCCGCGGGCGGTTTTTGAGGCCGGCGCAGCCGATGCGGTGTGGCCGCTTGGGCGCATCAGTTTATGGTTAAGACAGGTGATTCAACATGGGGTACCGCTACGATGA
- a CDS encoding MCP methyltransferase, CheR-type (PFAM: CheR methyltransferase, SAM binding domain; CheR methyltransferase, all-alpha domain~COGs: COG1352 Methylase of chemotaxis methyl-accepting protein~InterPro IPR000780~KEGG: slp:Slip_1419 MCP methyltransferase, CheR-type~PFAM: MCP methyltransferase, CheR-type~PRIAM: Protein-glutamate O-methyltransferase~SMART: MCP methyltransferase, CheR-type~SPTR: MCP methyltransferase, CheR-type), translating to MGYRYDDHDWALIGQLSRQWGLDLTAYKRTQIERRIATFLEREGFVGPAAFVQAVQQDPEVYRRFHSYLTIHVTEFFRDPEYWERFRQAVKSQGGEYWRIWSAGCSWGAEAVSVALLMEDLKLRYEILATDSDDLVLEKARQGEFPAADVDKIPQPYRSYLEAKGHHWAVKSSGSNAIRFVRHNLLTDPLPGEFDAILCRNLLIYFEREIRLQVLSRLSEALKNGGLLFLGATETFLEFADFGFQVVAPSLYQKVSASGRKSSRNS from the coding sequence ATGGGGTACCGCTACGATGACCACGATTGGGCGCTTATCGGCCAACTGTCCCGTCAATGGGGACTGGATTTGACCGCATACAAACGAACCCAAATAGAACGGCGTATTGCAACGTTTTTAGAACGGGAAGGCTTTGTGGGACCGGCCGCATTTGTGCAGGCAGTTCAGCAAGACCCGGAAGTCTATCGGCGGTTTCATTCGTATTTAACCATTCACGTCACGGAATTTTTTCGGGATCCGGAGTATTGGGAGCGCTTTCGTCAGGCGGTAAAATCTCAAGGCGGGGAGTATTGGCGGATTTGGTCGGCCGGCTGCTCTTGGGGAGCGGAAGCCGTGTCGGTCGCTCTTTTAATGGAGGATCTTAAACTTCGTTATGAGATTTTGGCCACGGACAGTGATGATCTGGTGCTCGAAAAAGCGCGACAAGGAGAATTTCCGGCGGCCGACGTCGATAAAATTCCCCAACCCTATCGAAGCTATCTGGAGGCTAAAGGCCATCACTGGGCGGTTAAATCGTCCGGGTCGAATGCCATACGATTTGTGCGCCATAACCTCCTGACGGATCCGTTGCCCGGGGAATTTGATGCGATTTTATGCCGAAATCTCTTGATTTATTTTGAACGGGAGATTCGGTTGCAGGTGTTAAGTCGGTTATCCGAGGCCCTTAAAAACGGCGGCCTATTGTTCCTGGGGGCGACCGAAACGTTTCTGGAATTTGCCGACTTCGGGTTTCAGGTGGTGGCCCCGTCGTTATATCAAAAAGTTTCGGCAAGCGGCAGGAAATCCAGCCGGAATAGCTAA
- a CDS encoding CheC domain protein (InterPro IPR007597~KEGG: sth:STH1538 chemotaxis signal transduction protein~PFAM: CheC-like protein~SPTR: Chemotaxis signal transduction protein), whose protein sequence is MEAQQILAVWERASVPALAKAGLALKQFSGLDFAVTETDVTVFTWKTMSDRLKNKITNPIYAIHLGAQGLFQAHILLLFSDVNSQRLVSALMGEPVHLPLDDMGISALAEVGNVVGTAFLNVFSDLFRTVWEPTTPRVLLSSAEAITEEISPGTTVLLTEALFQVTGESVSGEIVVIPSLEQAPA, encoded by the coding sequence TTGGAGGCACAGCAAATTTTAGCCGTTTGGGAACGGGCTTCGGTTCCGGCACTCGCCAAGGCGGGTTTGGCGTTAAAGCAATTTAGCGGGCTGGATTTTGCCGTGACCGAAACGGACGTCACTGTCTTCACCTGGAAAACCATGTCGGATCGGCTAAAAAACAAGATCACAAATCCCATTTATGCGATTCATCTCGGTGCCCAGGGGCTATTTCAAGCACATATTTTGCTCTTGTTTTCGGATGTGAACAGTCAACGGTTGGTCAGTGCTTTAATGGGAGAGCCGGTGCATTTGCCGCTCGACGACATGGGGATTTCGGCATTGGCGGAAGTCGGTAACGTCGTGGGCACTGCGTTTTTAAACGTCTTCTCGGATTTGTTCCGGACGGTTTGGGAACCGACCACCCCACGGGTTCTCCTCTCTTCGGCGGAGGCGATTACGGAGGAAATTTCTCCGGGCACCACGGTGTTGTTAACGGAAGCCTTGTTTCAAGTGACGGGGGAATCGGTGTCGGGTGAGATTGTTGTGATCCCGAGTTTGGAACAGGCGCCGGCATAG
- a CDS encoding MaoC domain protein dehydratase (PFAM: MaoC like domain~InterPro IPR002539~KEGG: cms:CMS_2616 hypothetical protein~PFAM: MaoC-like dehydratase~SPTR: Putative uncharacterized protein), whose translation MAVADEEWGPWTIQFTREQLVRYAGASGDYNPIHYDDQFARQMGLPGVIVHGMLQMGRVVSPLRSMVPPDARLVRYQVRFRGMVVPGESLTLTGRVKSQTAHELTVQIRLTKADGHLALTGEMVWQTP comes from the coding sequence ATGGCCGTGGCCGACGAAGAATGGGGACCGTGGACGATTCAATTTACCCGGGAGCAATTAGTCCGATATGCGGGCGCTTCGGGGGATTATAACCCGATTCACTATGATGACCAATTTGCCCGGCAGATGGGGCTCCCGGGGGTGATTGTGCACGGGATGTTACAAATGGGCCGGGTTGTGAGTCCCTTACGGTCCATGGTGCCGCCGGATGCCCGGCTCGTGCGGTACCAGGTGCGGTTTCGGGGCATGGTGGTGCCGGGCGAATCCCTGACCCTAACCGGTCGGGTGAAGTCCCAGACGGCTCATGAGTTGACGGTGCAGATTCGGCTGACGAAAGCGGACGGCCATCTCGCGTTAACCGGTGAGATGGTCTGGCAAACACCTTAA
- a CDS encoding response regulator receiver protein (PFAM: Response regulator receiver domain~COGs: COG2204 Response regulator containing CheY-like receiver AAA-type ATPase and DNA-binding domains~InterPro IPR001789~KEGG: sth:STH1540 two-component response regulator involved in modulation of flagellar, CheY~PFAM: Signal transduction response regulator, receiver region~SMART: Signal transduction response regulator, receiver region~SPTR: Two-component response regulator involved in modulation of flagellar, CheY), which yields MQILIADDAAFMRMRLKKVLEEAGYEVVEAANGVEAVNLYEAHQPAAVLMDITMPEMDGVAATQAICQKDPEARVIMVSALGQQAMVVSAIQAGAKDFIVKPYEPDRVLQALAKWAKSPSSKA from the coding sequence ATGCAAATTTTAATTGCCGACGATGCGGCTTTTATGCGCATGCGGTTGAAAAAAGTCTTGGAGGAAGCCGGTTATGAGGTTGTCGAGGCCGCCAACGGGGTGGAAGCGGTGAATCTTTATGAGGCGCACCAGCCGGCAGCGGTTCTCATGGACATTACGATGCCGGAAATGGACGGGGTGGCGGCGACCCAAGCGATATGCCAAAAAGATCCCGAAGCACGGGTTATCATGGTTTCGGCATTAGGGCAACAGGCGATGGTGGTATCGGCCATTCAAGCGGGGGCCAAAGACTTTATCGTTAAACCGTATGAACCGGATCGGGTCTTACAAGCATTGGCCAAGTGGGCGAAATCGCCCTCGTCTAAAGCGTAG
- a CDS encoding MaoC domain protein dehydratase (KEGG: aac:Aaci_0160 MaoC domain protein dehydratase~SPTR: MaoC domain protein dehydratase), which yields MTNLADTVGRRSTPYPTEIERGAIRRFAEAVGETDPIFFDVEAARQQGYRDVVAPPTFGISLPRHPIPGLQMVAGLIHGEQSFEWGQPICAGDVITVTDWVESVRQRSGKFGTMTLVTLASEGVNQAGERVFRSESVIIWPEGVA from the coding sequence ATGACAAATTTGGCGGATACGGTAGGGCGCCGCTCAACGCCCTATCCGACGGAAATTGAACGGGGGGCGATTCGGCGGTTTGCGGAGGCGGTGGGAGAGACCGATCCGATTTTTTTTGATGTCGAGGCCGCGCGACAACAAGGCTACCGGGATGTGGTAGCGCCTCCGACATTTGGGATTAGCTTGCCGCGTCATCCCATTCCGGGGCTTCAGATGGTCGCCGGGTTGATTCACGGAGAGCAGTCGTTTGAATGGGGTCAGCCGATCTGCGCCGGCGACGTCATTACGGTTACGGACTGGGTCGAATCGGTTCGGCAACGATCCGGTAAGTTTGGCACGATGACATTGGTGACGTTGGCTAGCGAAGGGGTCAACCAGGCGGGAGAGCGGGTCTTTCGTTCGGAGTCCGTCATTATCTGGCCGGAGGGGGTGGCGTAG
- a CDS encoding surface presentation of antigens (SPOA) protein (PFAM: Surface presentation of antigens (SPOA)~COGs: COG1886 Flagellar motor switch/type III secretory pathway protein~InterPro IPR001543~KEGG: sth:STH2013 hypothetical protein~PFAM: Surface presentation of antigen (SpoA)~SPTR: Putative uncharacterized protein), whose protein sequence is MEDTNRPLSQSEIDALLAALSPNPLAGESTKEATADNPAAVEAGETVDEALPDVNPPSVSAEAPSSPSSRAAQDPRLRRILHLPVTFSASLGEQILTVQTVLNWGVGSQFVLNRKWQDPVVVKLNGLAIGEARVMLVGNNFGVEITEWGTCRAE, encoded by the coding sequence GTGGAAGATACGAACCGGCCCCTGTCTCAATCGGAAATCGATGCGCTATTGGCCGCGTTATCACCGAATCCCTTGGCGGGGGAATCCACCAAAGAGGCTACTGCGGACAACCCGGCTGCGGTTGAAGCCGGGGAAACGGTGGACGAGGCGCTGCCGGATGTTAATCCGCCGAGTGTATCGGCGGAAGCTCCTTCTTCCCCGTCCTCGCGGGCGGCTCAAGATCCGCGGCTTCGGCGGATTTTGCATTTGCCGGTGACCTTTTCGGCGAGTCTGGGAGAACAAATCTTGACCGTGCAAACGGTTTTGAACTGGGGCGTCGGCAGTCAGTTCGTGCTTAATCGGAAATGGCAAGATCCGGTGGTTGTCAAGTTAAATGGACTGGCGATTGGGGAAGCCCGGGTCATGTTGGTGGGCAATAACTTTGGGGTGGAAATCACCGAGTGGGGCACTTGTCGGGCCGAGTAG
- a CDS encoding putative metal dependent phosphohydrolase (COGs: COG2206 HD-GYP domain~KEGG: dhd:Dhaf_3058 metal dependent phosphohydrolase~SPTR: Putative uncharacterized protein) has protein sequence MRFMAVGQCHPGDVVADTVRDRAGAIIAERGQVLDPETIHRLQENAIPVIAVQWPGLEAVEPHWWFPDHLFRPLAEWVEQGPKALLGDGLIEARRLVREIAEAFPVASRRAFEWIPLYRGGNPAFVAWINTIGLVMKLTQWVDSKWVEDYGLAALLTGLEYDMKQGTVTLPQKDRLAPLVDRIKPLSSVPPTTRVTITQHHARWDGSGDPPLKGEQIYHGARILGMAELMAALLFRTDEAALPVQEALEWMVGGAGMDFPLELVQLLQRTVAPYSVGAVVMLGSGEVGIVWDIPHDWPTRPVIRMLNGRDRGQTVPLKDPDQHVRVITGYFLGRDWPEPEKNGAPEGGL, from the coding sequence ATGCGATTCATGGCGGTCGGGCAATGCCATCCGGGCGACGTGGTGGCCGATACGGTACGAGACCGCGCCGGAGCGATTATTGCCGAGCGGGGACAGGTTTTAGACCCGGAAACGATTCATCGATTGCAGGAAAACGCGATACCCGTGATTGCCGTACAATGGCCTGGTCTCGAAGCGGTGGAGCCTCATTGGTGGTTTCCGGATCACTTGTTTCGTCCGTTGGCGGAGTGGGTGGAACAAGGGCCCAAAGCGCTTTTGGGCGATGGCCTGATAGAAGCTCGCCGCCTGGTTCGGGAAATAGCGGAGGCGTTTCCTGTGGCGAGCCGTAGAGCCTTTGAATGGATCCCGCTCTATCGGGGAGGCAATCCGGCGTTTGTGGCGTGGATTAACACCATCGGGCTGGTGATGAAACTGACCCAATGGGTTGATAGCAAGTGGGTTGAAGATTACGGTCTCGCCGCTCTCTTAACCGGATTAGAGTACGATATGAAACAAGGCACGGTGACCTTGCCGCAAAAGGATCGCTTGGCTCCCTTGGTGGACCGGATTAAACCGTTATCGTCGGTTCCTCCAACCACCCGGGTGACGATTACCCAGCATCATGCGCGGTGGGACGGCAGTGGCGATCCGCCCCTGAAAGGGGAACAAATTTATCACGGGGCCCGCATATTAGGCATGGCCGAACTGATGGCCGCATTGCTCTTTCGTACCGACGAGGCAGCCCTGCCGGTTCAGGAGGCGCTCGAATGGATGGTAGGCGGCGCGGGGATGGATTTTCCGCTCGAGTTGGTTCAATTGTTGCAACGGACCGTCGCTCCCTATTCGGTAGGAGCGGTTGTTATGCTCGGGAGCGGGGAAGTGGGGATCGTGTGGGACATTCCGCACGATTGGCCGACCCGACCGGTGATTCGGATGCTCAATGGCCGTGACCGGGGGCAAACGGTGCCGCTCAAGGATCCCGACCAACATGTGCGGGTCATCACCGGATATTTTCTTGGCCGTGACTGGCCCGAGCCCGAAAAGAATGGAGCACCAGAAGGAGGATTATAG